The genomic region TGCCAATTGTTCTGTTTGATAAAAAATTCTGGGGCAAATGGGATGATTTTGTTTGCGAAAATATGCTTCCAAATAAGCTAATTTCTGACGGCGATGAAAAAATCTACACAATCACTGAAGACATTACGGAAGTAGTTGAACTAATTAAAAATCAGCGAACTTGTTGCGACCGATAGCTATTTCTTAGGCTTCGGCTCAATCCAACAAATTCCACCCTGACAAACCACTCGCTCTACGGCTGGATTGTACGTGCGCGGGTGGTTTTTATATCGACGCGTAATCTCAAACCCCAGACCTCGTTTGCCATACGTTGTTTGCTGCTTTCCCAGAGGTAACTGGCAGTGATAATTATTTATAATGTCAATTGGATTAAACGAAATCACTTGCCCATCAACGTCCAAAAGCACCCACTCGGAAGCCTTGAATGGCGCCCATTTGTCCACTTTCGGCGCGATAGCCATTAGTGATTGATAGATTTCTTCTGCCGTAGCATTTGACGGATCCAGACCTAGAGATCGAATAATCGAGTGCGCCCTAGCCAATATTTCCGCAATCAATCGCACATCGCTATCATCCCTAGTCATCTGCCTGAGCTCGGTTAATGCTCGACGTTTTTTCGCGTCACCGCCCAACAATTTTCCCAAATTTTGCGCCATTATAATTCCCTTTCTTGAATTGGCATAGCGTGAAGCACTGTGCCAGCATATAAAATTCCAGCCTTTGCTCCAATTTTCATAACCACCGAACTAGCATTCGCACTGCCCATAATCACAGAGTTTTTCAAATTGCCGCTTCGTGCCCACTCACTCAAAAATCCCGACGCAAACGCATCTCCAGCGCCAGTTCTGTCAATTGACGGTCTATCGTCGTACATCAGCGCTCGCACGATAGTTTTTCCGTCGCTTGAAATTGATCCATTTACGCCGTCCGTCACCAAAACGACCGGAACTAATCTCAAACCTCTTCTAACCAAGGCCTCCAAATCCTCGCCAGACACCAATTGCTGCATCTCTTCTTTGTTCAAAGTTAAAACATCAACATCAGACAATAATCCCAGCAATTTATCTTTTTGCGCCAGCTCTTTCTTTCCAGGATTAAAACAAATTTTCATATCGCGACGCTTGGCTTGCTGGAATAATTTATGAAGCATCGGCATATTTCCCGCCAAAGTTGAAACGTATAGCCAATCCGCGTCCTCTTCAGACAAATCAAAATCCGCCTCATGATAATGCGTTGAAGCACCACGGTATGTTAAAATCGTTCGCTCGCCATTTGAGGCTAATAATAAAACTGAATATCCCGTGCTATATTTTGGCGAAT from Candidatus Nanosynbacter sp. HMT-352 harbors:
- a CDS encoding carbohydrate kinase family protein; translation: MAKIITVGAAIQDVFLSQSDALTPVCESPEHCFARLDLGAKADVNQIHFSTGGGATNAAVTFSRQGHYASFMGAIGHDPAGQAVIADLDKENIDTHLVRYSPKYSTGYSVLLLASNGERTILTYRGASTHYHEADFDLSEEDADWLYVSTLAGNMPMLHKLFQQAKRRDMKICFNPGKKELAQKDKLLGLLSDVDVLTLNKEEMQQLVSGEDLEALVRRGLRLVPVVLVTDGVNGSISSDGKTIVRALMYDDRPSIDRTGAGDAFASGFLSEWARSGNLKNSVIMGSANASSVVMKIGAKAGILYAGTVLHAMPIQEREL